A genomic window from Streptomyces sp. WMMC940 includes:
- a CDS encoding TIGR02678 family protein has protein sequence MSTLANQLAAAEREQVARAIRLLLARPLLTEATDPAGFELVRRRREPLAQWFDYTCGWSLVVEPRRGYARLTKVRADPDGTRPARRARSGRAPFDRRRYVLLCVTAAELLSMPMTTIGMLADRVVQATAADRALTAFDPVHKPERMAFVDVLKLLESYDVLRAVDGTTEAYVESAEAKVLYRVDTTLLMRLPAAPVGASRLAVPPDEVPARFGELLTGLVRERRYGGAVADGTADEEHGERAATDAQRNLRLRHSVLRRLFDDPVLYRTDLTDDELGYVTSLTGRQILRRSVEQAGFLLEERAEGFLLVDPDGLATDVRFPDDTSTARVAALLLLEPLCAAPAGLLPEQLAEAGEDLLRRFPRWARAYQSEDGAARLSDDAVRVLRDIGLARRTGGRVVACPAAYRYRLTQTTSPDRDDKPGPDGDAAPRAAGGTAAERVAAEGDQQ, from the coding sequence ATGAGCACCCTCGCCAACCAACTCGCCGCCGCGGAAAGGGAGCAGGTCGCCCGTGCCATCCGTCTCCTGCTGGCCCGGCCCCTGCTGACCGAGGCCACCGACCCGGCCGGCTTCGAACTGGTACGCCGCCGTCGCGAGCCGCTGGCCCAGTGGTTCGACTACACCTGCGGCTGGAGCCTGGTGGTGGAACCGCGCCGCGGCTACGCCCGCCTCACCAAGGTCCGCGCCGACCCGGACGGCACCCGGCCGGCCCGCAGGGCCCGTTCCGGCCGGGCCCCGTTCGACCGCCGGCGTTACGTGCTGCTGTGCGTGACCGCCGCCGAGCTGCTGTCCATGCCGATGACGACCATCGGCATGCTCGCCGACCGTGTCGTGCAGGCCACGGCGGCCGACCGGGCGCTCACCGCGTTCGACCCGGTGCACAAGCCGGAGCGAATGGCGTTCGTCGACGTCCTGAAACTGCTGGAGTCGTACGACGTGCTGCGCGCGGTCGACGGGACCACCGAGGCGTACGTCGAGTCAGCCGAGGCGAAGGTCCTCTACCGGGTGGACACCACGCTGCTGATGCGGCTGCCCGCCGCGCCCGTCGGCGCCTCCCGGCTCGCCGTACCCCCGGACGAGGTGCCCGCGCGGTTCGGGGAACTCCTCACCGGTCTGGTGCGCGAGCGCCGTTACGGCGGCGCGGTCGCCGACGGCACGGCGGACGAGGAGCACGGCGAGCGGGCCGCCACGGACGCGCAACGCAACCTGAGGCTGCGCCACTCGGTGCTGCGCCGCCTCTTCGACGACCCCGTGCTGTACCGGACGGACCTCACCGACGACGAGCTGGGCTACGTCACCTCCCTGACCGGACGCCAGATCCTGCGCCGCTCCGTCGAGCAGGCCGGTTTCCTGCTGGAGGAACGAGCCGAGGGCTTCCTGCTCGTGGACCCGGACGGGCTCGCCACCGACGTCCGCTTCCCCGACGACACGTCCACCGCCCGGGTCGCCGCGCTGCTCCTCCTGGAGCCGCTGTGCGCCGCGCCCGCCGGACTGCTGCCCGAGCAGCTCGCCGAGGCCGGAGAGGACCTGCTGCGGCGCTTCCCGCGGTGGGCCAGGGCGTACCAGTCCGAGGACGGCGCGGCCCGGCTGTCCGACGACGCCGTACGCGTCCTGCGTGACATCGGCCTGGCCCGCCGGACCGGGGGCCGCGTCGTCGCGTGCCCGGCCGCCTACCGCTACCGCCTGACACAGACGACGAGTCCGGACCGGGACGACAAGCCCGGACCGGATGGGGACGCCGCCCCCAGGGCGGCAGGCGGCACGGCTGCCGAGCGTGTCGCCGCAGAAGGAGACCAGCAGTGA
- a CDS encoding TIGR02677 family protein, protein MRRVPPEMFRFTTGEKADLYGAVLDAFGVAGEHLETTLGADAVRERLRPVGWVADVDDGELHDALARLVKWELLDVVHNHAENYRTAEEYERRNLQYSLTRRGEAALAGVRHALEVLASTGALQTAVLEAIADRLDELCLLSGEPASADRRIFSTLRELEGHLEALVENTKAFNGELQRLLRAEGADLEVFREVKAATVAYLQEFLVNLDRRGQAVAAAVARVEERGTAVLRERALRGAELPPVAGEDPAAGWLERRRARWAGLRAWFLPDDGARPRIEQLHDIARRAIVSLLQVLERINESRRRSSSAVQDFRELARWFAAAPAEEDLHRLWSAAFGLGPARHAHLAHPDPELIPSSRSWSEAPPVEVSALLRTSGRTERFTRTARVRDVTAVRAERAERARAERAELARAWQALETDGPVRLSSFGTLDPAVFERLLDLVGRALAARPDTTGSRRATTGDGRVEIALSPPPDERTAVLRTTKGTLAGPDYLVLVTAAGASALPRPGAARREAAG, encoded by the coding sequence GTGCGCAGGGTGCCACCGGAGATGTTCCGGTTCACGACGGGGGAGAAGGCCGACCTGTACGGGGCGGTGCTGGACGCCTTCGGCGTGGCCGGCGAGCACCTCGAAACCACGCTGGGGGCCGACGCGGTGCGCGAGCGACTGCGCCCGGTGGGCTGGGTGGCGGACGTCGACGACGGGGAACTGCACGACGCGCTCGCCCGGCTCGTGAAGTGGGAGCTCCTCGACGTCGTGCACAACCACGCGGAGAACTACCGTACGGCCGAGGAGTACGAGCGGCGCAACCTCCAGTACTCGCTGACCCGCCGGGGTGAGGCGGCTCTCGCCGGAGTGCGGCACGCGCTCGAGGTGCTGGCCTCCACGGGGGCGTTGCAGACGGCCGTGCTGGAGGCCATCGCCGACCGGCTGGACGAGCTGTGCCTGCTGTCCGGCGAACCCGCCTCCGCCGACCGGCGGATCTTCAGCACGCTGCGCGAGCTGGAGGGCCATCTGGAGGCTCTGGTGGAGAACACCAAGGCGTTCAACGGCGAACTGCAGCGCCTCCTGCGCGCCGAGGGGGCGGACCTGGAGGTCTTCCGCGAGGTCAAGGCCGCCACTGTCGCGTATCTGCAGGAGTTCCTGGTCAACCTCGACCGGCGCGGGCAGGCGGTCGCCGCCGCCGTGGCCCGGGTGGAGGAGCGGGGGACCGCCGTGCTGCGCGAGCGGGCCCTGCGCGGGGCCGAACTGCCCCCGGTCGCCGGTGAGGACCCCGCGGCCGGCTGGCTGGAGCGCAGGCGGGCGCGCTGGGCGGGCCTGCGGGCGTGGTTCCTGCCGGACGACGGGGCACGGCCCCGGATCGAGCAGCTGCACGACATCGCCCGGCGCGCCATCGTCTCGCTGCTGCAGGTCCTGGAGCGGATCAACGAGTCACGGCGCCGCTCCTCCAGCGCCGTGCAGGACTTCCGGGAACTGGCGCGCTGGTTCGCGGCCGCCCCGGCGGAGGAGGACCTGCACCGGCTGTGGTCGGCCGCCTTCGGACTCGGCCCGGCGCGCCACGCCCACCTCGCCCACCCGGACCCGGAGTTGATCCCGTCGTCCCGTTCCTGGTCCGAGGCCCCGCCCGTGGAGGTGTCGGCGCTGCTGCGCACCAGCGGACGGACGGAGCGCTTCACCCGCACGGCCAGGGTCCGGGACGTCACGGCCGTCAGGGCCGAACGCGCGGAGCGGGCCCGCGCGGAGCGGGCGGAACTCGCGCGTGCCTGGCAGGCGTTGGAGACGGACGGCCCCGTGCGCCTGTCCTCCTTCGGCACCCTGGATCCCGCCGTCTTCGAGCGGCTGCTCGACCTGGTGGGCCGGGCCCTGGCCGCCCGGCCGGACACGACCGGCTCACGCCGCGCCACGACGGGGGACGGCCGGGTGGAGATCGCGCTGTCCCCACCTCCCGACGAGCGCACCGCCGTACTGCGCACGACGAAGGGCACACTCGCCGGACCGGACTACCTCGTGCTCGTCACAGCGGCCGGAGCGAGCGCCCTGCCACGGCCGGGCGCCGCGCGGCGGGAGGCCGCCGGATGA
- a CDS encoding DUF397 domain-containing protein, whose translation MRRLSLRASQWPSLRSCLERCEVNETLSAVGELRWRKSSYSGGAGGECVEVADCARVVRVRDSKDTSRPALSVAASAWAAFVGFAAQ comes from the coding sequence GTGCGCAGGCTCTCACTCCGCGCGAGTCAATGGCCTTCGTTGAGAAGCTGCTTGGAGAGGTGTGAAGTGAACGAGACCCTGAGTGCGGTGGGCGAACTGCGCTGGCGTAAGAGCAGCTACAGCGGTGGGGCCGGAGGAGAGTGCGTCGAGGTCGCCGACTGCGCCCGAGTCGTTCGTGTCCGTGACTCCAAGGACACAAGCCGACCTGCTCTCTCGGTCGCTGCTTCCGCTTGGGCGGCGTTCGTCGGCTTCGCTGCTCAGTAG
- a CDS encoding helix-turn-helix domain-containing protein has translation MSEPTGLVDGASGGGEGEERHPESDAGSGSGVLRVFGRQLKRFRLRAGLERPEFGSLTGYSVSTIAAYEQGRRVPPPRFIDRADEVLDAGGVLQEMKEEVARAQYPAFFRDAARLEGEAVELWVYATQAVPGLLQTEEYMRAVFGMWRPLLDEETLEQRVVARLARQSVFERRPAPLLSFVIDEAIVRRPLGGWPVMRGQLEQLILVSVYRNVEIQIMPLDREDNAGVDGPFTLLYRAGGDQVAYLEAQGRSTMVSDRREVQGIASRYGIIRAQALTPRESMAFVEKLLGEV, from the coding sequence ATGAGTGAACCTACGGGGCTGGTGGACGGGGCGTCCGGGGGCGGCGAGGGTGAGGAGCGGCATCCGGAATCGGACGCCGGCTCCGGCTCCGGGGTCCTGCGGGTCTTCGGGCGGCAGTTGAAGCGGTTCCGGTTGCGGGCGGGCTTGGAGCGGCCCGAGTTCGGCTCGCTGACGGGGTACTCGGTGTCGACCATCGCCGCGTACGAGCAGGGGCGGCGGGTGCCGCCGCCGAGGTTCATCGACCGGGCGGACGAGGTGCTGGACGCGGGCGGGGTCCTCCAGGAGATGAAGGAGGAGGTGGCCCGGGCGCAGTATCCGGCGTTCTTCCGGGATGCGGCGCGGTTGGAGGGGGAGGCGGTCGAGCTGTGGGTGTACGCGACTCAAGCGGTGCCGGGACTGCTTCAGACTGAGGAGTACATGCGGGCGGTGTTCGGCATGTGGCGGCCGTTGCTGGACGAGGAGACCTTGGAGCAGCGGGTCGTGGCCCGGCTCGCGCGCCAGAGTGTCTTCGAGCGCAGGCCAGCCCCTCTGTTGAGCTTCGTCATCGACGAGGCGATTGTGCGTCGGCCGTTGGGCGGCTGGCCGGTCATGCGCGGTCAACTGGAGCAGTTGATTCTGGTCAGCGTGTACCGGAACGTCGAGATTCAGATCATGCCGCTCGACCGTGAGGACAACGCAGGCGTGGACGGGCCGTTTACCCTGTTGTACCGCGCTGGTGGCGATCAAGTGGCTTACCTGGAAGCGCAGGGACGCAGCACAATGGTCAGCGACCGGCGGGAGGTCCAGGGAATCGCGTCGCGGTACGGCATCATCCGTGCGCAGGCTCTCACTCCGCGCGAGTCAATGGCCTTCGTTGAGAAGCTGCTTGGAGAGGTGTGA
- a CDS encoding ATP-binding protein, whose translation MNSRISTPGVDAPGVEAETAHPLHEFEMAFTSSPRGARLARRLVSHRLDTWGHPYGGQVNDTLTLITAELAANAVRHGRVAGRDFHVRLTHATGTVRVEVTDTRTERVPVLTDTEPPGDAESGRGLLIVAGLATRWAVAPREGAPGKTVWAELRLA comes from the coding sequence ATGAACAGCCGAATCTCCACCCCCGGGGTGGACGCCCCCGGCGTCGAGGCCGAAACCGCCCATCCCCTGCACGAGTTCGAGATGGCGTTCACCTCCTCTCCGCGCGGCGCCCGCCTCGCCCGCAGACTGGTCTCGCACCGGCTCGACACGTGGGGGCACCCGTACGGCGGCCAGGTCAACGACACGCTCACGCTGATCACCGCCGAGCTGGCCGCCAACGCCGTCCGGCACGGGCGTGTCGCCGGACGGGACTTCCACGTCCGGCTCACCCACGCCACCGGCACCGTGCGCGTCGAGGTCACCGACACCCGGACCGAACGCGTGCCCGTGCTCACCGACACGGAACCGCCGGGCGACGCGGAGTCCGGGCGGGGTCTGCTGATCGTCGCGGGACTGGCGACCCGCTGGGCCGTGGCGCCGCGCGAGGGCGCGCCGGGCAAGACGGTGTGGGCGGAACTGCGCCTGGCGTGA
- a CDS encoding class I SAM-dependent RNA methyltransferase has product MPNASDASLAGEEYEVEVGPVAHGGHCIARTDAGRVLFVRHALPGEKVVARITEGEEGSRYLRADAVRILESSKDRVEAPCPYAGPGRCGGCDWQHAKPGAQRRFKGEVVAEQLKRLAGLTPEEAGWDGTVVPAEGDKLPAGQVPAWRTRVQYAVDTEGRAGLRRHRSHDVEPVEHCMIAAPGVSELGIEERSWKGMASIEAIAATGSQDRQVILTPRPGARLPIVELDRPVSVLRVHEGDGSVHRVHGRPFVRERADDRTYRVGMGGFWQVHPKAAQMLVEAVMQGLLPRKGDTALDLYCGVGLFAGAIAQRVGEKGAVLGIESGKRAVEDARHNLQDLPRVRIEQGKVESVLPRTGITDADLVVLDPPRAGAGRSTVEYVSGLGARRIAYVACDPAALARDLAYFRENGYRPRTLRAFDLFPMTHHVECVAILEPAEKGS; this is encoded by the coding sequence ATGCCGAACGCTTCCGATGCCTCGCTCGCCGGGGAGGAGTACGAGGTCGAGGTCGGCCCCGTCGCGCACGGCGGGCACTGCATCGCCCGCACCGACGCCGGCCGGGTCCTCTTCGTCCGGCACGCGCTGCCCGGCGAGAAGGTCGTGGCCCGGATCACCGAGGGTGAGGAGGGCTCCCGCTATCTGCGCGCCGACGCCGTGCGCATCCTGGAGTCGTCCAAGGACCGCGTCGAGGCGCCGTGCCCTTACGCCGGGCCCGGACGGTGCGGCGGCTGCGACTGGCAGCACGCCAAGCCGGGTGCGCAGCGGCGCTTCAAGGGCGAGGTCGTCGCGGAGCAGCTGAAGCGGCTCGCGGGCCTCACCCCGGAGGAGGCCGGCTGGGACGGCACCGTCGTTCCGGCGGAGGGCGACAAGCTGCCCGCGGGCCAGGTCCCGGCCTGGCGCACGAGGGTGCAGTACGCCGTCGACACGGAGGGGCGCGCGGGGCTGCGCAGGCACCGCTCCCACGATGTGGAACCGGTCGAGCACTGCATGATCGCGGCGCCCGGGGTCTCGGAACTCGGCATCGAGGAGCGGAGCTGGAAGGGCATGGCCTCGATCGAGGCCATCGCCGCGACGGGTTCCCAGGACCGCCAGGTGATCCTCACCCCGCGGCCCGGTGCCCGGCTCCCGATCGTGGAACTGGACCGGCCGGTCTCCGTCCTGCGCGTCCACGAAGGCGACGGCAGTGTGCACCGCGTCCACGGCCGCCCCTTCGTCCGCGAGCGTGCGGACGACCGCACCTACCGGGTCGGCATGGGCGGCTTCTGGCAGGTCCACCCGAAGGCGGCCCAGATGCTCGTCGAGGCCGTGATGCAGGGTCTGCTGCCGCGCAAGGGCGACACCGCGCTCGATCTCTACTGCGGCGTCGGCCTGTTCGCGGGAGCGATCGCCCAACGCGTCGGCGAGAAGGGCGCGGTACTCGGCATCGAGTCCGGCAAGCGCGCGGTGGAGGACGCCCGCCACAACCTCCAGGACCTGCCGCGGGTGCGCATCGAGCAGGGCAAGGTCGAGTCCGTCCTGCCCCGCACCGGCATCACCGACGCCGACCTCGTCGTCCTCGACCCGCCCCGCGCGGGCGCCGGCCGCTCCACCGTCGAGTACGTCTCGGGCCTCGGCGCCCGCCGCATCGCCTACGTCGCCTGCGACCCGGCGGCCCTCGCACGGGACCTGGCGTACTTCCGCGAGAACGGCTACCGGCCGCGGACGCTGCGGGCGTTCGACCTGTTCCCGATGACGCATCATGTGGAGTGCGTGGCGATCCTTGAGCCTGCCGAAAAGGGCTCCTGA
- a CDS encoding APC family permease yields the protein MSKLTDLPKRILIGRALRSDRLGETLLPKRIALPVFASDPLSSVAYAPGEVLLVLSIAGVSAYQYSPWIAAAVVVLMFTVVASYRQNVHAYPSGGGDYEVANTNLGPRAGLTVASALLVDYVLTVAVSISSGVENLGSAVHFVVEHKVLSAVVIILLLTLMNLRGVKESGKLFAIPTYVFVFGVFTMIAWGAFKGLVLDDTMRAPTADFEIKPEQQGLAGFAMVFLLLRAFSSGCAALTGVEAISNGVPAFRKPKSRNAATTLLLMGMLAVTMFCGIIGLAMASDVRMAENPAHDLIQNGQPVGPDYVQDPVISQVAAAVFGEQTFFFVLLAAATALVLFLAANTAYNGFPLLGSILAQDRYLPRQLHTRGDRLAFSNGIVLLAGAAMLLVWVYDADSTKLIQLYIVGVFVSFTLSQTGMVRHWNRHLRTERDPAARRRMIRSRAINAFGAFFTGLVLVVVLVTKFTHGAWVALLGMVIFYGTMSAIRRHYDRVSDEIAAPVEPSDDSVRPSRVHSIVLVSKVHRPTLRALAYAKLMRSDKLEALSIDVDPAETKALKDEWDRRGINIPLKILHSPYREITRPIIEYVRSLRRESPRDAVSVIIPEYVVGHWWEHLLHNQSALRLKGRLLFTPGVMVTSVPYQLQSSELAKKRARKRQEWNAPGSVRRGPVSDQTKEPSGRS from the coding sequence GTGTCCAAACTGACCGACCTGCCCAAACGCATCCTGATCGGCCGGGCGCTGCGGAGCGACAGGCTGGGCGAGACGCTCCTGCCGAAGCGGATCGCACTCCCGGTGTTCGCCTCCGACCCGCTGTCCTCGGTGGCCTACGCACCCGGGGAAGTGCTGCTGGTCCTCTCGATCGCGGGTGTGTCGGCCTACCAGTACAGCCCCTGGATCGCGGCCGCCGTCGTGGTCCTGATGTTCACCGTCGTCGCCTCCTACCGGCAGAACGTCCACGCGTACCCGAGCGGCGGCGGCGACTACGAGGTGGCGAACACCAACCTCGGCCCGAGGGCCGGCCTCACCGTCGCCAGCGCCCTCCTCGTCGACTACGTCCTCACCGTGGCCGTGTCGATCTCCTCCGGAGTGGAGAACCTGGGCTCCGCGGTCCACTTCGTGGTCGAGCACAAGGTGCTCAGCGCCGTCGTCATCATCCTGCTGCTGACCCTGATGAACCTGCGCGGGGTCAAGGAGTCCGGGAAGCTCTTCGCGATCCCCACCTACGTCTTCGTCTTCGGCGTCTTCACCATGATCGCCTGGGGCGCCTTCAAGGGCCTCGTCCTCGACGACACCATGCGCGCCCCGACCGCGGACTTCGAGATCAAGCCCGAGCAGCAGGGCCTGGCCGGCTTCGCCATGGTCTTCCTGCTGCTGCGCGCCTTCTCCTCCGGCTGCGCCGCGCTCACCGGAGTCGAGGCCATCAGCAACGGCGTCCCCGCCTTCCGCAAGCCCAAGAGCCGGAACGCCGCCACGACACTGCTGCTCATGGGCATGCTCGCGGTCACCATGTTCTGCGGCATCATCGGCCTGGCCATGGCCAGCGACGTGCGGATGGCCGAGAACCCCGCCCACGACCTCATCCAGAACGGACAGCCGGTCGGCCCCGACTACGTCCAGGACCCGGTGATCTCGCAGGTCGCGGCAGCCGTCTTCGGCGAGCAGACCTTCTTCTTCGTCCTGCTCGCCGCGGCCACCGCACTCGTCCTCTTCCTGGCCGCCAACACGGCGTACAACGGCTTCCCGCTGCTCGGCTCGATCCTCGCCCAGGACCGGTACCTGCCGCGCCAGCTGCACACCCGCGGCGACCGGCTCGCCTTCTCCAACGGCATCGTGCTGCTCGCCGGTGCGGCCATGCTGCTGGTCTGGGTCTACGACGCCGACTCCACGAAGCTCATCCAGCTCTACATCGTCGGTGTCTTCGTCTCCTTCACCCTCAGCCAGACCGGCATGGTCCGGCACTGGAACCGCCATCTGCGGACGGAGCGGGACCCGGCCGCACGGCGCCGCATGATCCGCTCGCGGGCGATCAACGCCTTCGGCGCCTTCTTCACCGGTCTCGTCCTGGTCGTCGTCCTCGTCACCAAGTTCACGCACGGCGCCTGGGTGGCGCTCCTGGGCATGGTGATCTTCTACGGGACCATGTCGGCGATCCGCCGCCACTACGACCGGGTGTCCGACGAGATCGCCGCACCCGTCGAGCCCTCCGACGACAGCGTCCGGCCCTCCCGGGTCCACTCCATCGTGCTGGTGTCCAAGGTCCACCGGCCGACCCTGCGGGCCCTCGCCTACGCCAAGCTCATGCGCTCCGACAAGCTGGAGGCCCTCAGCATCGACGTCGACCCGGCGGAGACCAAGGCGCTGAAGGACGAGTGGGACCGGCGCGGCATCAACATCCCGCTGAAGATCCTCCACTCGCCGTACCGGGAGATCACCCGGCCGATCATCGAGTATGTGAGGAGCCTGCGGCGGGAGAGCCCGCGCGACGCCGTCAGCGTGATCATCCCCGAGTACGTGGTCGGCCACTGGTGGGAGCACCTGCTGCACAACCAGAGCGCCCTGCGCCTCAAGGGCAGGCTGCTGTTCACCCCGGGCGTCATGGTCACCTCCGTCCCCTACCAGCTCCAGTCCTCCGAGCTGGCCAAGAAGCGGGCCAGGAAGCGCCAGGAGTGGAACGCGCCCGGATCGGTGCGCCGTGGCCCGGTGAGCGACCAGACCAAGGAGCCCAGCGGCCGGAGCTGA
- a CDS encoding potassium channel family protein, giving the protein MHIVIMGCGRVGAALAQTLEQQGHTVAVVDQDPTAFRRLGSGFGGRRVTGVGFDQDTLREAGIEEAGAFAAVSSGDNSNIIAARVAREMFGIENVAARIYDPRRAEVYQRLGIPTVATVRWTADQMLRRLLPSGAEELWRDPSGAVQLAEVHTSPAWIGHKVSRLQEETGVRVAFLTRLGEAVLPTSQTVLQEGDLVHVMMRTDEIEKVEAAFAQGPEGGGH; this is encoded by the coding sequence GTGCACATCGTGATCATGGGCTGTGGGCGCGTGGGAGCCGCGCTCGCGCAGACCCTGGAGCAACAGGGGCACACCGTCGCCGTCGTCGATCAGGACCCCACCGCCTTCCGTCGTCTGGGCTCCGGGTTCGGCGGGCGCCGGGTCACCGGCGTCGGCTTCGACCAGGACACGCTCCGCGAGGCGGGCATCGAGGAGGCCGGTGCCTTCGCGGCGGTCAGCAGCGGTGACAACTCCAACATCATCGCCGCGCGGGTGGCCCGCGAGATGTTCGGGATCGAGAACGTCGCGGCCCGTATCTACGACCCGCGGCGCGCCGAGGTCTACCAGCGGCTGGGCATTCCCACCGTGGCGACGGTCCGCTGGACCGCGGACCAGATGCTCCGCCGGCTGCTGCCCTCCGGGGCGGAGGAGCTGTGGCGGGACCCGAGCGGCGCGGTACAGCTCGCCGAGGTCCACACCTCCCCGGCCTGGATCGGCCACAAGGTCAGCCGGCTGCAGGAGGAGACGGGCGTGCGGGTCGCGTTCCTCACCCGGCTGGGCGAGGCGGTCCTGCCGACCTCGCAGACCGTGCTGCAGGAAGGCGATCTGGTGCACGTGATGATGCGCACGGACGAGATCGAGAAGGTCGAGGCGGCGTTCGCCCAGGGTCCCGAGGGGGGCGGTCACTGA
- a CDS encoding potassium channel family protein: MRVAIAGAGAVGRSIAGELLENGHEVLLIDKAPTAISVERVPQAEWLLADACEITSLDEAALQRCNVVIAATGDDKVNLVVSLLAKTEYGVPRVVARVNNPKNEWLFNESWGVDVAVSTPRLMSALVEEAVSVGDLVRLLRFSHGDANLVELTLPPESALAGTQVGDVAWPEDTSLVTIIRGPRVLTPHDEETLEPGDELLFVAAQAREEQLEDLLSVRREDPTTAG; this comes from the coding sequence ATGCGGGTCGCGATTGCCGGGGCCGGCGCGGTGGGCCGTTCCATCGCGGGAGAGCTGCTGGAGAACGGGCACGAGGTGCTCCTGATCGACAAGGCGCCCACCGCCATCTCGGTGGAGCGGGTGCCGCAGGCGGAGTGGCTGCTGGCCGACGCCTGTGAGATCACGTCGCTGGACGAGGCGGCGCTGCAGCGCTGCAACGTGGTGATCGCGGCGACGGGTGACGACAAGGTGAACCTCGTCGTCTCCCTGCTCGCGAAGACCGAGTACGGCGTGCCGCGCGTGGTGGCCCGGGTGAACAACCCCAAGAACGAGTGGCTGTTCAACGAGTCGTGGGGCGTCGATGTCGCGGTGTCCACGCCGCGTCTGATGTCGGCGCTGGTCGAGGAGGCCGTGAGCGTCGGCGATCTGGTGCGGCTCCTCCGCTTCAGCCACGGCGACGCCAACCTCGTCGAGCTGACCCTGCCGCCGGAGTCGGCGCTCGCCGGCACGCAGGTGGGCGATGTGGCCTGGCCCGAGGACACCTCGCTGGTGACGATCATCCGGGGGCCCCGGGTGCTCACCCCGCACGACGAGGAGACCCTGGAGCCGGGCGACGAGCTCCTCTTCGTGGCCGCGCAGGCGCGGGAGGAGCAGCTGGAGGACCTGCTGTCGGTCCGCCGCGAGGACCCGACGACGGCGGGCTGA
- a CDS encoding DUF3159 domain-containing protein: MTSLDKPTTQEQDEDGHGRHARAVTEAALFEAFGGIRGTVETVLPGLLFVTIYTINKDLHLSAIAALGLSLVLVAVRLVRRDTVKHAFSGVFGVAFGVVFAMMTGNAKDFYLPGMLYTLGLALTYIITTLAGVPLIGLILGPVFKENLSWRTRNPGRKKAYAKASWAWGLILLAKCAILFPLYWWADTTQLGWVLVALKIPPFLLAVYLTWVFLAKAPPPIDVFAEMEEQERAEEARKAAATREGEA, from the coding sequence GTGACGTCCCTCGACAAGCCGACCACGCAGGAACAGGACGAAGACGGCCACGGCCGGCACGCCAGGGCCGTGACGGAAGCGGCCCTGTTCGAGGCCTTCGGCGGTATCCGGGGCACGGTCGAGACGGTCCTGCCCGGACTACTCTTCGTCACGATCTACACGATCAACAAGGACCTGCACCTCTCGGCCATCGCGGCCCTCGGGCTGTCCCTGGTCCTCGTCGCCGTCCGGCTCGTCCGCCGGGACACCGTGAAGCACGCCTTCAGCGGCGTCTTCGGTGTGGCCTTCGGCGTCGTGTTCGCGATGATGACCGGCAATGCGAAGGACTTCTACCTGCCGGGCATGCTGTACACGCTGGGCCTCGCCCTCACGTACATCATCACGACCCTGGCGGGCGTCCCCCTGATCGGCCTCATCCTCGGGCCGGTCTTCAAGGAGAACCTCTCCTGGCGCACCCGCAACCCCGGCCGCAAGAAGGCCTACGCCAAGGCCAGCTGGGCATGGGGCCTGATCCTGCTCGCCAAGTGCGCGATCCTCTTCCCGCTCTACTGGTGGGCGGACACGACCCAGCTCGGCTGGGTGCTGGTCGCGCTCAAGATCCCGCCGTTCCTGCTGGCGGTCTATCTGACCTGGGTCTTCCTGGCGAAGGCCCCGCCGCCCATCGATGTCTTCGCCGAGATGGAGGAGCAGGAGCGGGCCGAGGAGGCCCGCAAGGCGGCCGCGACCCGCGAGGGCGAGGCGTAA
- a CDS encoding OB-fold nucleic acid binding domain-containing protein: MSAVPRSGNAEKPAGRFRRMLDRLSSSQQELESAELKEDAEASGCTPICDCGDRQIVKVTGTLRTVTLRPRAGVPALEAELFDGSAALDVVWLGRRSIVGIEPGRKMIASGRISMSQGRRVLFNPKYELRPLGQE, encoded by the coding sequence ATGAGTGCTGTACCTCGATCCGGGAACGCCGAGAAGCCGGCGGGCCGCTTCCGGCGGATGCTCGACCGTCTGTCCAGCTCCCAGCAGGAACTCGAGTCCGCGGAGCTCAAGGAGGACGCGGAGGCATCGGGTTGCACGCCGATCTGCGACTGCGGCGACCGGCAGATCGTGAAGGTGACTGGTACCTTGCGCACGGTCACCCTGCGTCCGCGGGCCGGAGTCCCGGCCCTGGAGGCGGAACTCTTCGACGGTTCCGCGGCGCTGGACGTGGTGTGGCTGGGCCGGCGCTCCATCGTGGGCATAGAACCGGGCCGCAAGATGATCGCCTCCGGCAGGATCTCCATGAGCCAGGGCCGGCGGGTGCTGTTCAATCCCAAATACGAGCTCCGACCGCTCGGACAGGAGTAG